The nucleotide window GGTGTAGCCCGGCGCCGTGCAGCACTTGTAGAGCTCCTTGTAGAACTCCAGCGCCTCCACCGCCTCGGGCGAGTTCACCGCGCCTTCCATATCGTACTTGCCCGGCGTGTTCTCGTACTTGAAGCCCCAGGCATAGAGCGCGCCGGTCGCGCCCATGGTGATGCCTTCGGAACCGCGCTCGGTGAAGATGTTGATGCCGTAGCGCGTCTGCCCGTCGATCTCGCGGCCCTGGAAGAACCTGGCGATCTCCATCAGCTCGCGCTGCGTCTGCGGCGGGGCGAGATCCCGTCCGTACTCCGCCTTGAACGCTTCCTGGATCTCCGGCTTGGAGAACCAGTCCTTGCGATAGAACCAGGCATTGGCATCGCCCATCGCCGGCAGCGCCCAATAGTTCGGCGTGCCCTTCGGCCAGGTCGAGTAGGCATAGACGGTCGCCGGGGCGAAGTCGTCCATGCTGATGCCTTCGGCCTCGAAGAAGTCGTTCAGCTTGACGTAGTGGCCGTTCTCCGCGCCGCCGCCGATCCACTGGCTGTCGCCGATCAGGAGATCGCAGAGCTTGCCGCCCGAGTTCAGCTCGTTGAGCATGCGGTCGGCGAAATTCGGCCAGGGCACGAACTCGAACTTCATGCCGATCCCCGTCTCGGCGGTGAAGTCCTTGGACAGCTCGACCAGCGCATTGGCC belongs to Stappia indica and includes:
- a CDS encoding extracellular solute-binding protein, yielding MLGGFASTSAQAEDITLCWAAWDPANALVELSKDFTAETGIGMKFEFVPWPNFADRMLNELNSGGKLCDLLIGDSQWIGGGAENGHYVKLNDFFEAEGISMDDFAPATVYAYSTWPKGTPNYWALPAMGDANAWFYRKDWFSKPEIQEAFKAEYGRDLAPPQTQRELMEIARFFQGREIDGQTRYGINIFTERGSEGITMGATGALYAWGFKYENTPGKYDMEGAVNSPEAVEALEFYKELYKCCTAPGYTDSYMQESLDSFKSGQVAMAMNWFAFFPGLYKDEQVGGDKIGFFVNPKQNVEASTLGGQGISVISYSDKKDEALKYIKWFAQPAVQAKWWSLGGYSAHNSVLNDPGFKDSQPFAADFLKAMGAVQDFWQEPAYAELLLAMQKRLHDYIVADQGTAQEALDKLIEDWTETFEDEGKL